The Streptomyces sp. HUAS MG91 sequence CGCGGAAACAGCGGGCACGGCGGAGCCGGCCGGGACAGCGTTCGACACGTGGTTCTCCACGAAGGCGGGCCCCGGGAACGTCACGGGGCCGAAGGACACGGACCGTCGTCGGCGGACAGCCGTGCCCCCGTAGGAACCACCCGGGAAGAACACCGGCCGCCCGCACCGGGACCCGACGGACCGCCCCGACGGCGATCACACGCGTACGCGCGCCCTCAGGGACAGGACCGGCAGGGCCCTAGCGGGCGGCCGGAGGCGGAAGAACGAGCCAGTGCCTGTGCATGATCAGCACCCTAGACAGGACTCTTCGACGAGGACAACACGGTTTCCGGCTCGACGGCCGCGGGTGGCGCGGCCGTCTTCGACGACTGCGCGATGAACGCCCCGACCAGCACCACGGCACCGCCGAACAGCTGCGGCGCCGACAGGTGTTCCCCGAGCATGATCCAGGCGAGCACGGTCGCGATGACCGCCTCCAGACAGGCCACCACTCCGGCCACCTGCGGCGAGAGCCGCCGCACGGAGACCACCCCGGTGACGTACGCGACGACGGTGGCGAGCAGCACGATCCAGCACAGCAGCAGCCAGGCGGGCACGGCGGTGCCGTTCATGTCGGCGCTGCCCGCGAGGACCGACCAGTCCATGCCCCAGGGCCGGGCGACGACGGTGAGCAGCGCGGCGCCGACCAGCAGCCCGTACGCGATCACGCCGAGCGGATCGGGGACGGCCCGCCCGTCGGCGTCCGCGTCGCTGCCCTGGTCGGACAGGACGAAGTAGCCGACCTGGCAGCAGGCGGCGCCGAGCGCGAGCAGCAGCCCGAGCACGTCGAAGCTCAGGCCCGACCACACCTCGACGACGCAGGCCAGACCGCCGACGGCGAGGACCACGCCCAGCGCGGCGGCCCGGGTCACCGGCTTGCGCTGGACGAACCGCACCCAGCCGAGCACCAGCGCGGGCGCCAGGTACTCGATGAGCAGGGCGACGCCGACCGGGATGCGGGAGATCGCGGCGAAGTAGCAGGCCTGCACACCGGCGACGGCGAGCAGCCCGAACCCGGCCAGCAGCAGCGGGCGTTCGCGGACCAGCGCGCGGTTGCGCCACGCGACCGGCAGCATGACGAGCGCGGCTCCGGCGACCCGCAGCCACACGACGTGCAGCGAGTCGAGGCCCGCCTCGATCAGCGGCTTGGCCGCGACTCCCGAACCGCCGAAGGCGAGCGCGGAGACCAGGGCGAGCCCGAGCCCGAACCCCCGCCCGGCCGTCTCCCGGCTCTCCTGTGCCCCCGTGGGGCCCTGAGATCCCTGTGACCCATGCATCGGCACATCATGACAGGGTCGGTCATGACCGTCATTCTTGATTGCCCCTGTCTCACGGCCCGGACATCCGCACCCGTCGATACCCGCCCGTACCCCGCTAATTCAGCCGCCGGCGCAGTCCGTCGACGTCCACTCCGGCCCGGCCGAGCACCTCGACGGCCCGCGACTCCCCGTCCGTCGCGAGCGCGGCCAGCACGTCGACGCCGCGCGCCCGCTCGTCACCGCGCGCGGCGGCCCGCCGGGCGCCCGCCTCCATCGCGGCGGCCGCGACGGGCGACCAGGCGGGGACGCCACCGCGCACCACGGGCACGGCCCCGGAGTCCTCCACGGTCCCCTGCCACTGGAGCCCGTAGCCGATGCTGCGCTGGACGAGATAGCCGAGCAGCCGGGCCACCTGCCCGCCGTCGGCGAAGGCCGCGCGCACGTCCGGGTCGGTCTCCAGGAGGGAGTGCAGCAGATGCGCGGAGTCGACCTGCCGGTCCCCGTCCCGGACCGCACGCCGCCGGGCCCCCGCGACGACCAGGGCCAGCTCGTCGCTGAGCGGGGCGTCGTCGGGATCGGGCGGAAGGTGGCCGCACGCGTCGGCGCCGGACGGGAGAGAGCTTTGCACGTACCCCACCCCATCAGCCCCGATGTGCCGGAGCATCCCCGGAGGGGAGCATCTTCGCGTCCGACGCAAGGTGGGCACGGACGAGCGACGTCTCCTCCTTGCGGATGACATCGCGAGGTCCTGCCCGGAGGGGCGCGAGAGCTCCGGCACCGCGCCCCGAACGCAACCGCGACCCCTCTGCCGCTCGTCCGTCACAGTCATGGAGAGCAGGTGCTGGCTCGTCGCCCTGCCCGCGACAGACGGCAGGCTCTACGTGTACCGGGTGTACGCCCCGGACGACGCGCTGCCCGCGGACCTGTTCTGGGACGCCTGGCACTGCCACGACGAGGGCCCGCACCCGCGCGCGTACGACCTCTTCGACGCGGCGGAGATCCACCTGCTGAGCTGAGTGCACGGGCCCCGCATTTCTGACGGTTCATCAGTATTGAATGTTCGAGGCCGCCCGGCTACGTTCCGCGACGACGCATCATGGCTCACTACTCGTAAGGGGTGGCCGCATGGCCGAAGTCAGCGCGGAAGCACGCATCGAGGCACCGGCCGAGAAGGTCTGGGCCAAGCTCACCGACTTCTCCGTGTACGGAGAGTGGAACGCCACCCACACCAGCTTCCCGAAGGGTCCCCCGGCCTCGCTCGAAGTGGGCGGTCAGTTCGAGGAGAACATGAAGCTCATGGGCTTCCCTGCCGAGGTCACCTGGACCGTCGAGGACCTGGCGGACACCCGCACGCTGGCGATCAGGGGCAAGGGCCCGATGGGCGTGAACGTCGGCACGCGCTACACCCTGACCGCGGACGGCGACGCGACGACGGTCCGCGTCGACGGGGAGTTCACGGGCGCGGCCGTCTCCCTGATGGCGGGCAAGCTGAAGGACTCGGCGACGGCGGCGCTCAACGAGTCGCTGCGCAAGCTGGCCGGCCTGGTGACATGAAGCCCTGCTGACACCGGACCCCGCGCACACGAAGAGGCGCCCCGCACGTGTCGTACGGGACGCCTCTTCACCTGTCTGCCCCCGGCCTCGGCCTGGGCCCGCACGGGGCTCAGTCCTCGTCGGCGAGGATCAGGTACAGCTTCTTGCGCGCGTCGTTGATGACGGCGAGGGCCTTCTCGCGCTGCCCCTTGCTGCCGGTCTTCCAGACCTGGCCGAACGCCTCCATCAGGCCGAAGCCGGCCTGCCGGATCTCGTTCATGGCCTCCCAGTCGACGCCGCGGCCGGCCTCCTCCCAGGGGGCCTCGGGGCCCTCCTCGGCGGCGGTGCGGCCCGCGTCGGTCAGCGAGAACAGCTTCTTGCCGCCCTCACTGGCGCTGGCGATCAGGCCCTCGTCCTCCAGCAGCTGGAGCGTCGGGTAGACCGAGCCGGGGCTCGGCTTCCACGCGCCGCCGCTGCGCTCGGCGATCTCCTGGATCATCTCGTAGCCGTGCATCGAGCGGTCCTTGAGCAGCGCCAGGATCGAGGCGCGCACATCGCCGCGCCGGGCCCTGCCGCGCGGGCCGCCGCCGCGACCGCCGCGACCGCCCCAGGGGCCGCCGGGGCCGGGGCCGAAGCCGGGCCCGAAGGGTCCGAACGCCCGCCGGCCCTCGAAGCCGGGGCCGCCCTCGAATCCGGGCCGGCCTTCGTGACGGCCGGGTCCGTAGTGTCCATGTCCGTGGTCGTGTCCGTGGGTACGCATGGGAATCAGTCCTTTCACAACTGATCGGGGGTTTCGTTGACCGCGATCATTGACCGATCGCGATGCCTCAACGATATATCGGAACAGTTCGTTTGGCAACAGCCTCCGAAGGTTGCCGTGTCCGCGCAGGTCAGGCGGCATGCGGCGGCCCGGGGACGTCGCCTACCGTCTCTGATATGCGGATTCGAATCGTGGACGCCTTCACCTCCCGCCCCTTCGCCGGCAACCCCGCCGGCGTCCTGCTCCTCGACGCCTTCCCCGACGACGCCTGGCTGCAGAACGTGGCCAAGGAGGTCAACCACGCCGAGACGGCCTTCGCGCACCCGCTGCCCGAGGGCGGCGACGCGGACTGGGCCCTGCGCTGGTTCACGCCCGCCACGGAAGTGGCCATGTGCGGTCACGCGACCCTCGCGACGGCGCACGTCCTGCACTCCACGGGGACCACGAAGGGGCCGGTCCGGTTCGCCACCCACAGCGGAGTTCTCGTGGCCACGCCGCACGAGGACGGCTCCCTCACCCTGGACTTCCCGACGGCTCCGCTCACCGAGGAGCCGGTGCCCGACGGACTCGCCGAGGCGCTCGGCGCCCGGCCGCTCTCGGTGCGCGACACCGGCCCCTCCGTCGGCGACCTGCTGGTCGAACTCCCCGACGAGCGCACGGTCCTGGCCCTCGCCCCGGCCCTCAAGGCGCTCGGCGCGCACTCCACGCGCGGGGTCATCGCCACCGCGCCCGCCGAGGACCCGGCGCGGGGCTACGACTTCGTGTCGCGCTGCTTCTTCCCGAACGTCGGCGTCGACGAGGACCCGGTGACCGGCAGCGCGCACACCGCGCTCGCCCCGTTCTGGGCCGAACGCCTCGGCCGCACCGAGCTGACGGGCCTCCAGGCCTCGGCCCGCACCGGCCTGGTCAGGGTCGCGCTGCGCGGCGAGCGCACCCTGCTCACCGGCTCCGCGGTGACGGTGATCGACGGTGAACTCAACAGCCGTCCCTAGGGTGTGTCGCCACTCAGTCCCGAGACCGCCGGGTGGCCACGACCGCCGAACTGACCGGGGTCGTGAGCACCTCGGTCGCCACGAGGGCCGGGTGCGTCAGATAGAACAGGCGCAGCTCGTCGACGTCTCCCTCGAACCGCGGCGGCCAGCCGGCGGACGGGGTGAAGTCGTCCATGACGAGCAGGCCGCCGGGGGCGAGCAGGGAGACGACGCGCTCGGCGTCGTCCCGCTTGCCGCCGCCGTCGCAGAAGAAGACGTCGAACGGCGCGTACCGCTCCAGCAGCCGCCAGTCCCCCTGGAGCACGCTCACCCGGTCGTCGTCGGCGAAGATCCCGGCCGCCCGACGGACCAGCTCCGCGTCCCGCTCCACGGTGACCAGCCGCGCCCCGTCGCCGAGCCCGCTGTGCAGCCAGGCGGCGCCCACACCCGCACCGGTGCCGCTCTCGGCGATCGTTCCCCGCGGCTTCGAGGCGGCGGCCGCGCTCAGCAGCCGCCCCACCTCGGGCAGGCAGCTCTTGTCGAACCCCAGCTCGGCCGCGATCCGCTCCGCCGCCGCCACCCGCTCCGGCACCACACGCTCGTACAACGGTCACGCCCCCTCGATCGGTGTCCCGCGCTCGTCCGACGGGAAGCAACGTAACCCGCGCGCGGGGTGATCAGGCGGTGGGCAGCCAGTCCACCTTCCCGGCGAGCAGCGCGTATCCGACGAACGCGCCGACATCCAGCAGGGTGTGGGCCACGACCAGCGGCCCGACCCGCCCCCACCGCCGGTACAGATACGCGAAGACGACGCCCATCGCGAGGTTCCCGAAGAACCCGCCGATGCCCTGGTACAGGTGGTACGAGCCGCGCAGCACGGACGACGCGACGAGCGCCGTGCCGGGCGTCCACCCCAACTGCCCCAGCCTGCGCAGCAGATACCCGACGACGATGACCTCCTCCAGGACGGCGTTCTGCGCCGCCGAGAGGATCAGCACCGGGTACTTCCACCACACGTCGGGCAGCGCCTCGGGCACCACGGTGAGGTTGAACCCGAGCCCCCGCGCCGCCAGATAGAAGGCGATCCCGCAGCTGCCGATCACGGCGGCGATCGCGGCGCCGCGCGCCGAGTCGAACCACGGCCGGGTCCGGTCGAAGCCGATCGTGCGCAGGCTCCCGCCCTCCCGCAGCAGAAGATGCGCGACGAGCGCGACGGGCACGAGCGCGCTGGCGATCCCGAACAACTGCCACGCCAGATCAAGCCACGGACGCCCCGGCGCCGCCGAGGCGTTGAGGGTCGCCGCCTGATCCTTCAGACCCCCCGGTTTGGTGACCGATCCGACAAAGCTGATCAGCGCGGACACGCCACTCGCACCGAGCGAAAGCCCCAGAACGAGCAGTGTCTCGTCCCGGAGGAATCGCCGTGAAAGCCGCTCGCCGGGAAAAGATCCGGCCACCGACCCTGGTTCCACCTGCACACCTGCCTTAGTTGTGTATTCCCGCCTCATCCCTCACGTCGCCCCGCTAGGGTCTCGAATGCAGGTACGAAGATCGCGCGCGACAGGCCGAGGGGACGGGGCGCCGCAGTCCGGCGAACCGCTCCCCTTTCTTGCTTCACCGCTTATATCGCAACTGCCTTTACGGCTCAGGGAGGGGCTCCAACGTCATGGGACGTCACAGCAGCATGCCCGACGAGTACGGGACGGCCACGGCCGACCGCCGACCGCGATCGCGCGGCCGCACGGTGGCCATCGCGACGGCCCTGGTCCTCGTCGTCGCGGCGGGCACGGCCGTGGCGCTCCGCAGCGACCTGCTCCATCTCGGCGGCTCCTGCGGAAAAACGGTCCATCTCAGCGTGGCCGCCTCCCCCGACATCGCCCCCGCGCTGCGCGCCGCCGCCACCCACGCCCGGGACCAGGAGCTGACCTCGGACGGGGCCTGCATCGACGTGGCCGTCTCCGCCCGCGACTCGTACAAGGTCGCCGACACCCTGCGCAGCGGGAAGGGCGGGGAGGACTTCCAGGTCTGGGTGCCGGACGCGGAGCTGTGGATCAAGCGGGTCGAGCAGAACGACAAGGCCACGAGCGTGTCGACGACGGGCACGGTCGCCACGTCACCGATCGGCGTGGGCATGGTCGCCTCGGCCGCCAAGTCCTTCGGCTTCCCCGAGAAGAAGTACGGCTGGACGGAGCTGGCGGGCGCCGCGTTCCAGGACAACAAGCTGCGCCTGGGCGCCGCCGACCCGGCCCGCAGCGCCACGGGGCTGCTCGCGCTCACCAGACTCGCCACGGCCTCGGCGAAGTCGGGCGACGACGGGACCCAGGCCGCCGCCATGGCGAAGATCCTCTCCCACCGCACGTCGGACAGCGACGGCCAGCTGATGGACACCGTCGCCCGTGACGAGTCCGGCACCGAGAACGGCAACCCCAAGCGCAACGAGGCGCTGGTCCTCTCCGAACAGGCCGCCTTCGCGCACAACGCCGAGGTGGGCGACTCCGGCGCCCTCGACCTCTTCTATCCCAAGGACGGCTCGCCGGAGCTGAGCTACCCCTTCACCCTGGTCGACGAGTCCTCCCTGAGCACGGAGGAGAGCCGCGCCGCCGTCCGCTTCATGACGCTGCTCAACACCTCCGAGGGCCACCGCATCCTGAGCAAGTACGGCTTCCGCGACGAGGACGACGCGGTGGTGAAGTCGGTCGCCGAGGGCGCCGGCGGCCGCGCGCCGCAGCCCTACGACGACGCCGCCTCGGAGCCGGCCTCGGACGAGCAGCTGGAGCAGACCCTCGGCATGTGGACGATCACGGTGCAGAGCGCCCGCGTCCTCGTGGTCGTGGACGCCTCCGGCTCGATGGCGAACCCGGCGCCGGGCCGCGCCGAGTCCCGGATGGAGGTGACCAAGGCGTCGATGCTGGCGGCCCTGTCCACCTCCTTCACCGACGAGGACGACATCGGCCTGTGGGAGTTCGCGACCAAGCTGGACGGCGACCGCGACTACAAGAAGCTCGTCCCGACCACCCGTCTCGGCGACCGCAGCGGCTCGGGCACCCAGCGCGAGCGCCTCTCCGCCGCGTTCGCCGCGCTCCAGCCGGTGCCGGACGGCGCGACGGGCCTGTACGACACGACGCTCGCCGCCTACAAGGACGCCAAGGCGACGTACAAGAAGGGCAAGTTCAACGCCGTGGTCGTGGTGACCGACGGCGTGAACGAGGACCCCGGGTCGATCTCCCGCAGCAGCCTGATCCAGCAGTTGCAGTCGATGACCGACTCCGAGCGGCCCGTGCCGCTCATCGCGATCGCCGTCGGCCCGAACACCGACAAGGAAGAGATCGAGCAGATCGCCGAGGCCACCGGCGGCTCGGGCCATCAGGTCCGCGACCCCGCCGACATCCAGCAGGTCATCCTCAAGGCCATCATGGAGGCGGGCGCGCGGACCAACTGATCAGCGCAGCGGCACGGCGGGCTCCGGCAGCCCGACGGGCCAGGTGTGGACCGGTTCGCCCAGGTGCATCAGCTCGGCGTACCGGCGGGTGGTCGCCGCGAGCGCCGCGTCCCGGCCGAGGCCGCTCTCCAGGGCCCGGTGGTAGGTCGCGGCCTGCCACTGCGCGCCGTTCGTGCGGCGAGCGCAGCGCTCCTCGATGACCCCGAGGTAGAAGTCCCGGTCGGCGGGTTCGACGCCCCACGCGTCGAGCCCGGCGGCCGCGAGCGGCAGCAGCTCGTCCCGTACGAGCGTCACGGCCGGCACCGCCTCCGTGCCGCCGAACCGGCCCCGGCGCGGCCACTGGAGCCGCGCCTCGATCCCGTACCGGCAGGCGGCGTCGAAGTTCCGCGACGCCGCGTCGAAGGAGAGCCGCGACCACACGGGGCGCGCGTCCTCGGCGAGCGCCCGTACAACGCCGTAGTAGAAGGCCGCGTTGGCGATGACGTCGGTGACGGTGGGCCCGGCCGGCAGCACCCGGTTCTCCACCCGCAGATGCGGAACCCCGTCGACCACCCCGTACACGGGCCGGTTCCAGCGGTACACGGTGCCGTTGTGCAGCACGAGTTCGGCGAG is a genomic window containing:
- a CDS encoding type II CAAX endopeptidase family protein, with the translated sequence MQVEPGSVAGSFPGERLSRRFLRDETLLVLGLSLGASGVSALISFVGSVTKPGGLKDQAATLNASAAPGRPWLDLAWQLFGIASALVPVALVAHLLLREGGSLRTIGFDRTRPWFDSARGAAIAAVIGSCGIAFYLAARGLGFNLTVVPEALPDVWWKYPVLILSAAQNAVLEEVIVVGYLLRRLGQLGWTPGTALVASSVLRGSYHLYQGIGGFFGNLAMGVVFAYLYRRWGRVGPLVVAHTLLDVGAFVGYALLAGKVDWLPTA
- a CDS encoding PadR family transcriptional regulator; protein product: MRTHGHDHGHGHYGPGRHEGRPGFEGGPGFEGRRAFGPFGPGFGPGPGGPWGGRGGRGGGPRGRARRGDVRASILALLKDRSMHGYEMIQEIAERSGGAWKPSPGSVYPTLQLLEDEGLIASASEGGKKLFSLTDAGRTAAEEGPEAPWEEAGRGVDWEAMNEIRQAGFGLMEAFGQVWKTGSKGQREKALAVINDARKKLYLILADED
- a CDS encoding Clp protease N-terminal domain-containing protein gives rise to the protein MQSSLPSGADACGHLPPDPDDAPLSDELALVVAGARRRAVRDGDRQVDSAHLLHSLLETDPDVRAAFADGGQVARLLGYLVQRSIGYGLQWQGTVEDSGAVPVVRGGVPAWSPVAAAAMEAGARRAAARGDERARGVDVLAALATDGESRAVEVLGRAGVDVDGLRRRLN
- a CDS encoding substrate-binding and VWA domain-containing protein translates to MGRHSSMPDEYGTATADRRPRSRGRTVAIATALVLVVAAGTAVALRSDLLHLGGSCGKTVHLSVAASPDIAPALRAAATHARDQELTSDGACIDVAVSARDSYKVADTLRSGKGGEDFQVWVPDAELWIKRVEQNDKATSVSTTGTVATSPIGVGMVASAAKSFGFPEKKYGWTELAGAAFQDNKLRLGAADPARSATGLLALTRLATASAKSGDDGTQAAAMAKILSHRTSDSDGQLMDTVARDESGTENGNPKRNEALVLSEQAAFAHNAEVGDSGALDLFYPKDGSPELSYPFTLVDESSLSTEESRAAVRFMTLLNTSEGHRILSKYGFRDEDDAVVKSVAEGAGGRAPQPYDDAASEPASDEQLEQTLGMWTITVQSARVLVVVDASGSMANPAPGRAESRMEVTKASMLAALSTSFTDEDDIGLWEFATKLDGDRDYKKLVPTTRLGDRSGSGTQRERLSAAFAALQPVPDGATGLYDTTLAAYKDAKATYKKGKFNAVVVVTDGVNEDPGSISRSSLIQQLQSMTDSERPVPLIAIAVGPNTDKEEIEQIAEATGGSGHQVRDPADIQQVILKAIMEAGARTN
- a CDS encoding SRPBCC family protein; the protein is MAEVSAEARIEAPAEKVWAKLTDFSVYGEWNATHTSFPKGPPASLEVGGQFEENMKLMGFPAEVTWTVEDLADTRTLAIRGKGPMGVNVGTRYTLTADGDATTVRVDGEFTGAAVSLMAGKLKDSATAALNESLRKLAGLVT
- a CDS encoding EamA family transporter gives rise to the protein MHGSQGSQGPTGAQESRETAGRGFGLGLALVSALAFGGSGVAAKPLIEAGLDSLHVVWLRVAGAALVMLPVAWRNRALVRERPLLLAGFGLLAVAGVQACYFAAISRIPVGVALLIEYLAPALVLGWVRFVQRKPVTRAAALGVVLAVGGLACVVEVWSGLSFDVLGLLLALGAACCQVGYFVLSDQGSDADADGRAVPDPLGVIAYGLLVGAALLTVVARPWGMDWSVLAGSADMNGTAVPAWLLLCWIVLLATVVAYVTGVVSVRRLSPQVAGVVACLEAVIATVLAWIMLGEHLSAPQLFGGAVVLVGAFIAQSSKTAAPPAAVEPETVLSSSKSPV
- a CDS encoding class I SAM-dependent methyltransferase, whose product is MAAAERIAAELGFDKSCLPEVGRLLSAAAASKPRGTIAESGTGAGVGAAWLHSGLGDGARLVTVERDAELVRRAAGIFADDDRVSVLQGDWRLLERYAPFDVFFCDGGGKRDDAERVVSLLAPGGLLVMDDFTPSAGWPPRFEGDVDELRLFYLTHPALVATEVLTTPVSSAVVATRRSRD
- a CDS encoding PhzF family phenazine biosynthesis protein, encoding MRIRIVDAFTSRPFAGNPAGVLLLDAFPDDAWLQNVAKEVNHAETAFAHPLPEGGDADWALRWFTPATEVAMCGHATLATAHVLHSTGTTKGPVRFATHSGVLVATPHEDGSLTLDFPTAPLTEEPVPDGLAEALGARPLSVRDTGPSVGDLLVELPDERTVLALAPALKALGAHSTRGVIATAPAEDPARGYDFVSRCFFPNVGVDEDPVTGSAHTALAPFWAERLGRTELTGLQASARTGLVRVALRGERTLLTGSAVTVIDGELNSRP